In Excalfactoria chinensis isolate bCotChi1 chromosome 5, bCotChi1.hap2, whole genome shotgun sequence, a single genomic region encodes these proteins:
- the SLC35C1 gene encoding GDP-fucose transporter 1, producing MAARPAGRGGGERRPRGVNKARRAGPRRSGKRGAGGGGGGGCRSGGSQLTRTGILRMALGGAADPLLPAEGAGGRRVPFVLRALRIALVVSLYWFVSITMVFLNKYLLDSPSLRLDAPLFVTFFQCAVTAALCLGLSLGAACGPCAALPALRLDPKVSRSVLPLSVVFIGMVTSNNLCLKHVGVAFYNVGRSLTTVFNVLLSYLLLKQTTSLYALLACGIIIGGFWLGVDQEGAEGTLSWTGIIFGILASLCVSLNAIYTKKVLPVVDGSIWHLTFYNNVNACVLFLPLMMITGEFHTLYHFDKLGSPSFWGMMTLGGVFGFAIGYVTGLQIKFTSPLTHNVSGTAKACAQTVLAVVYFEETKSLLWWTSNLMVLGGSFAYTWVKGLEMRKAQEDPNLKSSEKNETGV from the exons ATGGCGGCGCGGCCTGCAGGCCGGGGAGGCGGCGAGCGGCGCCCGCGGGGCGTGAATAAAGCGCGGCGGGCGGGGCCGCGGCGCTCCGGGAagcgcggggccggcggcggcggtggAGGCGGCTGTCGGAGCGGCGG ATCGCAGCTGACGCGGACCGGGATCTTGCGGATGGCGCTGGGCGGTGCTGCCGACCCTCTGCTGCCGGCGGAGGGCGCCGGGGGCCGGCGGGTGCCCTTCGTGCTGCGGGCCCTGCGCATCGCCCTGGTGGTCAGCCTCTACTGGTTCGTCTCCATCACCATGGTGTTCCTCAACAAGTACCTGCTGGACAGCCCCTCGCTGCGCCTCGACGCCCCGCTCTTCGTCACCTTCTTCCAGTGTGCCGTGACGGCCGCCCTGTGCCTCGGCCTCAGCCTGGGGGCTGCCTGCGGGCCCTGCGCCGCGCTGCCCGCCCTGCGCCTCGACCCCAAGGTGTCCCGCAGCGTCCTGCCCCTCTCCGTCGTCTTCATCGGCATGGTCACCTCCAACAACCTCTGCCTCAAGCACGTCGGCGTGGCCTTCTACAACGTGGGGCGCTCGCTCACCACCGTCTTCAATGTGCTGCTCTCCTATCTACTCCTCAAGCAGACCACCTCCCTCTATGCACTCCTGGCCTGCGGCATCATCATAG GTGGCTTCTGGCTGGGTGTTGAccaggaaggagcagagggCACTCTGTCATGGACAGGTATAATCTTTGGGATCTTAGCAAGCCTGTGTGTCTCACTCAACGCCATCTACACCAAGAAAGTGCTGCCTGTGGTGGATGGTAGCATCTGGCACCTGACCTTCTACAACAACGTGAATGCTTGTGTCCTGTTCCTCCCACTCATGATGATCACGGGCGAGTTCCACACCCTCTACCACTTTGACAAGCTGGGAAGCCCCAGCTTTTGGGGTATGATGACCCTGGGGGGAGTGTTTGGCTTTGCCATTGGGTATGTGACTGGACTGCAGATCAAGTTTACCAGCCCACTCACCCACAATGTCTCTGGGACAGCCAAAGCCTGCGCCCAAACAGTTCTGGCTGTTGTCTACTTTGAAGAGACCAAGAGCTTATTGTGGTGGACCAGTAACTTGATGGTTCTGGGGGGTTCCTTTGCCTACACATGGGTAAAAGGGTTGGAGATGAGAAAAGCACAAGAGGATCCTAATctcaaaagcagtgaaaaaaatgaGACTGGTGTGTAG
- the CRY2 gene encoding cryptochrome-2 isoform X2, whose protein sequence is MCSFCGALCSSDVYICIRILPRGPAAGTHHSPVNATTRIIKSLRFLLQSLEDLDNSLRKLNSRLFVVRGQPTDVFPRLFKEWGVTRLTFEYDSEPFGKERDAAIIKLAKEAGVEVVIENSHTLYDLDRIIELNGNKPPLTYKRFQAIISRMELPKKPVSSIVSQQMETCKVDIQENHDDVYGVPSLEELGFPTDGLAPAVWQGGETEALARLDKHLERKAWVANYERPRMNANSLLASPTGLSPYLRFGCLSCRLFYYRLWELYKKVKRNSTPPLSLYGQLLWREFFYTAATNNPKFDRMEGNPICIQIPWDKNPEALAKWAEGKTGFPWIDAIMTQLRQEGWIHHLARHAVACFLTRGDLWISWESGVRVFDELLLDADFSVNAGSWMWLSCSAFFQQFFHCYCPVGFGRRTDPSGDYVKRYLPKLKGFPSRYIYEPWNAPESVQKAAKCIIGVDYPKPMVNHAETSRLNIERMKQIYQQLSRYRGLCLLASVPSCVEDLSGPVTDSAPGQGSSTSAASRLPQSDQASPKRKHEGAEELCTEELYKRAKVTGLPAPEIPGKSS, encoded by the exons attTCTGCTTCAATCTCTGGAAGATCTGGACAACAGTTTAAGGAAACTCAACTCTCGCTTGTTTGTGGTGCGAGGACAGCCGACAGATGTCTTCCCAAGACTTTTTAAA GAATGGGGAGTCACTCGTCTCACCTTTGAATACGACTCGGAACCGTTTGGCAAGGAGAGAGATGCAGCTATTATCAAACTGGCCAAGGAGGCTGGTGTGGAAGTGGTTATTGAGAACTCCCACACACTCTACGACCTGGACAG aataatAGAGCTGAATGGCAACAAGCCACCCCTCACCTACAAGCGCTTCCAGGCCATCATTAGCCGTATGGAGCTCCCAAAGAAGCCGGTGAGCAGCATAGTAAGCCAGCAGATGGAGACGTGTAAAGTAGATATCCAGGAGAACCATGACGACGTGTATGGGgtcccatccctggaagagCTGG GCTTCCCTACAGATGGTCTTGCCCCTGCAGTTTGGCAAGGAGGGGAGACGGAGGCCCTGGCACGGCTGGATAAACACTTGGAAAGAAAG GCATGGGTTGCAAATTACGAAAGACCAAGGATGAATGCCAATTCGTTGCTGGCCAGCCCAACAGGACTCAGTCCCTACCTGCGTTTTGGCTGTTTGTCCTGCCGCTTATTTTACTATCGTCTCTGGGAGCTGTATAAGAAG GTGAAGCGGAACAGcactcctcccctctccctgtATGGACAGCTTCTCTGGCGAGAGTTTTTCTACACAGCAGCCACAAACAACCCAAAGTTTGATCGCATGGAGGGGAACCCCATCTGCATCCAGATTCCCTGGGACAAGAACCCCGAAGCCTTGGCAAAATGGGCGGAGGGCAAGACAGGTTTCCCTTGGATCGATGCAATCATGACCCAACTGAGACAGGAAGGGTGGATCCACCATTTGGCCAGGCACGCCGTGGCCTGTTTCCTGACCAGGGGAGACCTCTGGATCAGCTGGGAGTCAGGAGTCAGG GTGTTTGATGAATTGTTGCTGGATGCAGATTTCAGTGTAAATGCAGgcagctggatgtggctttcaTGCAGCGCGTTCTTCCAGCAGTTCTTCCACTGTTACTGCCCCGTGGGCTTTGGACGTCGCACAGACCCCAGTGGTGACTATGTGAA GAGGTATCTGCCCAAGCTAAAGGGCTTCCCCTCGAGATATATCTATGAACCATGGAACGCACCAGAATCTGTACAGAAGGCAGCCAAGTGCATCATTGGAGTGGACTACCCCAAACCCATGGTGAACCATGCAGAGACCAGCCGGCTGAACATTGAACGCATGAAGCAGATCTATCAGCAGCTATCACGCTACAGGGGGCTCT GTTTATTGGCATCAGTCCCTTCATGTGTGGAAGACCTCAGCGGCCCGGTTACAGACTCAGCTCCAggacagggcagcagcaccagtgcAG CAAGCAGACTGCCGCAATCTGACCAGGCATCTCCAAAGCGCAAACATGAGGGAGCAGAAGAGTTGTGCACTGAAGAACTGTACAAGCGAGCCAAAGTGACAGGTCTCCCCGCTCCGGAGATCCCTGGCAAGAGTTCATGA
- the CRY2 gene encoding cryptochrome-2 isoform X1 has translation MAAAPSPPRGFCRSVHWFRRGLRLHDNPALQAALRGAASLRCIYILDPWFAASSAVGINRWRFLLQSLEDLDNSLRKLNSRLFVVRGQPTDVFPRLFKEWGVTRLTFEYDSEPFGKERDAAIIKLAKEAGVEVVIENSHTLYDLDRIIELNGNKPPLTYKRFQAIISRMELPKKPVSSIVSQQMETCKVDIQENHDDVYGVPSLEELGFPTDGLAPAVWQGGETEALARLDKHLERKAWVANYERPRMNANSLLASPTGLSPYLRFGCLSCRLFYYRLWELYKKVKRNSTPPLSLYGQLLWREFFYTAATNNPKFDRMEGNPICIQIPWDKNPEALAKWAEGKTGFPWIDAIMTQLRQEGWIHHLARHAVACFLTRGDLWISWESGVRVFDELLLDADFSVNAGSWMWLSCSAFFQQFFHCYCPVGFGRRTDPSGDYVKRYLPKLKGFPSRYIYEPWNAPESVQKAAKCIIGVDYPKPMVNHAETSRLNIERMKQIYQQLSRYRGLCLLASVPSCVEDLSGPVTDSAPGQGSSTSAASRLPQSDQASPKRKHEGAEELCTEELYKRAKVTGLPAPEIPGKSS, from the exons ATGGCGGCGGCCCCGTCCCCGCCGCGCGGCTTTTGCCGCTCCGTGCACTGGTTTCGCCGCGGGCTGCGGCTCCACGACAACCCGGCGCTGCAGGCGGCTCTGCGGGGCGCCGCCTCTCTCCGCTGCATCTACATCCTGGACCCGTGGTTCGCCGCCTCCTCGGCCGTGGGCATCAACCGCTGGCG attTCTGCTTCAATCTCTGGAAGATCTGGACAACAGTTTAAGGAAACTCAACTCTCGCTTGTTTGTGGTGCGAGGACAGCCGACAGATGTCTTCCCAAGACTTTTTAAA GAATGGGGAGTCACTCGTCTCACCTTTGAATACGACTCGGAACCGTTTGGCAAGGAGAGAGATGCAGCTATTATCAAACTGGCCAAGGAGGCTGGTGTGGAAGTGGTTATTGAGAACTCCCACACACTCTACGACCTGGACAG aataatAGAGCTGAATGGCAACAAGCCACCCCTCACCTACAAGCGCTTCCAGGCCATCATTAGCCGTATGGAGCTCCCAAAGAAGCCGGTGAGCAGCATAGTAAGCCAGCAGATGGAGACGTGTAAAGTAGATATCCAGGAGAACCATGACGACGTGTATGGGgtcccatccctggaagagCTGG GCTTCCCTACAGATGGTCTTGCCCCTGCAGTTTGGCAAGGAGGGGAGACGGAGGCCCTGGCACGGCTGGATAAACACTTGGAAAGAAAG GCATGGGTTGCAAATTACGAAAGACCAAGGATGAATGCCAATTCGTTGCTGGCCAGCCCAACAGGACTCAGTCCCTACCTGCGTTTTGGCTGTTTGTCCTGCCGCTTATTTTACTATCGTCTCTGGGAGCTGTATAAGAAG GTGAAGCGGAACAGcactcctcccctctccctgtATGGACAGCTTCTCTGGCGAGAGTTTTTCTACACAGCAGCCACAAACAACCCAAAGTTTGATCGCATGGAGGGGAACCCCATCTGCATCCAGATTCCCTGGGACAAGAACCCCGAAGCCTTGGCAAAATGGGCGGAGGGCAAGACAGGTTTCCCTTGGATCGATGCAATCATGACCCAACTGAGACAGGAAGGGTGGATCCACCATTTGGCCAGGCACGCCGTGGCCTGTTTCCTGACCAGGGGAGACCTCTGGATCAGCTGGGAGTCAGGAGTCAGG GTGTTTGATGAATTGTTGCTGGATGCAGATTTCAGTGTAAATGCAGgcagctggatgtggctttcaTGCAGCGCGTTCTTCCAGCAGTTCTTCCACTGTTACTGCCCCGTGGGCTTTGGACGTCGCACAGACCCCAGTGGTGACTATGTGAA GAGGTATCTGCCCAAGCTAAAGGGCTTCCCCTCGAGATATATCTATGAACCATGGAACGCACCAGAATCTGTACAGAAGGCAGCCAAGTGCATCATTGGAGTGGACTACCCCAAACCCATGGTGAACCATGCAGAGACCAGCCGGCTGAACATTGAACGCATGAAGCAGATCTATCAGCAGCTATCACGCTACAGGGGGCTCT GTTTATTGGCATCAGTCCCTTCATGTGTGGAAGACCTCAGCGGCCCGGTTACAGACTCAGCTCCAggacagggcagcagcaccagtgcAG CAAGCAGACTGCCGCAATCTGACCAGGCATCTCCAAAGCGCAAACATGAGGGAGCAGAAGAGTTGTGCACTGAAGAACTGTACAAGCGAGCCAAAGTGACAGGTCTCCCCGCTCCGGAGATCCCTGGCAAGAGTTCATGA